CTGGCAGGCGAGCGTGATGAAGTGCGTGCCCTTCAGCGCGGCCTCCGAGAGGAGGACGCCGTTGTTGGCGAGGATGCCGACCTCGTAGCCGTGCAGGCGGGCGAACCCGGTGACCAGCGTCGTGCCGTACAGCGGCTTGAACTCGTGGAAGCGGCTGCCGTCGACCAGGCGCGCGATCACCTCCCGAACCTCGTACGGCCGGCGCGGATCGCGCGGCAGGATGCCGTAGAGGTCGGCGGGCTCCTCCGCGGGCGGCTCGACCGGCCCGGGCTCGATGGCGGGTACCAGCCGCGGCACCTGGGCGAGCGCCTGGCGCGCGAGCAGCAGGCCGTGCGCGTCGTCGGCGGCGAGGTGATCCGAGACGCCCGAGATACGGGTGTGCACGTCGCCGCCGCCGAGCTCCTCCGCGGTCACCTCCTCGCCGGTGGCGGCGCGTACGAGCGGGGGGCCGCCGAGGTAGATCGCGCCCTGGTTGCGCACGATGATGTTCTCGTCGCACATCGCGGGCACGTACGCTCCGCCCGCGGTCGACGGGCCATGCACGACGGCGATCTGCGGGATGCCCGCCGCCGACATGACCGCCTCGTTGAAGAAGATGCGCCCGCCGGGCGTGAAGATCTCCGCCTGCAGCGGGAGGAAGGCGCCGCCCGAGTCGACGAGGTAGACGCAGGGGAGGCGGTTCTCGAGCGCGATCTGCTGCGCGCGGAGCTGCTTCTGCACCGTGATCGGGTAGAGCGTCCCGCCCTTCACGGTCACGTCGTTGGCGAGCACCATCGCCTGGTGCCCCGCGACCGTCCCGATCCCCGTCACCAGCCCGCCCGCCGGCGTCGGCCCGTCATAGCAGCCCTCGGCGGCGAACGGCATGAGCTCGAGGAACGGCGTGTCGGGGTCGAGGAGACGCGCGATCCGCTCGCGCACGAGCAGCCGGCCGCGCGCCGTGTGCCGCTCGCGCGCCTTCGACGGTCCCCCCTCCCGCGTGGCCTCGAGACGGGCGCGCAGGTCGGCCGCGAGCGCGCGGTGGTGACGCGCATTCTCCTCGAACTCCGCGTCGCGACGGAGGTGCGAGGCGAGGCGCCGCACTACCCTTCTCCGTCGGGCGGGGTGGCGGCCAGCACCGCCTCCGGCACGTCGAGCGCGAGCGTGAGGAGTCCTTGCGCGAGGGTCTTGCCCTGATGATCCGCGCGGAGCGACACGGTGCCCCCACCCCCGAGCGCGTGGCGGAGAACGAAGTTGAGGGCCCGGAGCCCGGGCAGCTCGTAGCGCTCGACCGGTCCGCCACAGCGGTCCCCGAAGTGACCGCGTATCCGGTCGGCGTCGAGCACGGCGCGCAGGAACGCGAAGGCCGCCGGCGATCTGGCCGC
This window of the Deltaproteobacteria bacterium genome carries:
- a CDS encoding methylcrotonoyl-CoA carboxylase, giving the protein MRRLASHLRRDAEFEENARHHRALAADLRARLEATREGGPSKARERHTARGRLLVRERIARLLDPDTPFLELMPFAAEGCYDGPTPAGGLVTGIGTVAGHQAMVLANDVTVKGGTLYPITVQKQLRAQQIALENRLPCVYLVDSGGAFLPLQAEIFTPGGRIFFNEAVMSAAGIPQIAVVHGPSTAGGAYVPAMCDENIIVRNQGAIYLGGPPLVRAATGEEVTAEELGGGDVHTRISGVSDHLAADDAHGLLLARQALAQVPRLVPAIEPGPVEPPAEEPADLYGILPRDPRRPYEVREVIARLVDGSRFHEFKPLYGTTLVTGFARLHGYEVGILANNGVLLSEAALKGTHFITLACQRRVPLLFLQNITGFMVGKQYEHGGITKDGAKMVHAVATAQVPKLTVIIGASHGAGNYAMCGRSYGPRFLFTWPNARISVMGGEQAAATLLAVKRQQLAAEGQALTAEAEAALTAPILAKYEEESNAFYATARLWDDGIIDPAQTRDVLGLALAVALRPPVPAPRHGVFRM